The nucleotide sequence TCCGACTACTTACCATAAGGATAGCGATTGTTTTTTTATCGGCGACTGAAATGTTATGCTTTTTTCGGTTTTGAGTGGTTTATTGGTGGGATGATCCCGACCGATCACCACTCTATAATTAGAATAGCGAGGTTTTTTGACTATTTTTCTCTTTCCCGCACCGGGAGGGGGGGGATCAAAAAGAGGAGAGTTATTGAAATTTTAGACTTGAGAGGTTTTCTTCTGTTTAGATTCCTCAATAATTTTTTGTCTTCTTTTCTCTTGGGTTATTCTTAATTTTTCATCGATAGCTGTAGCTAAATCATACAAATCTCTAGCTGATCGTTCAAAATCTTTAGCCAGTTCTATGAGTTTATCTAGAGTTTCATCATCGGGTAATTGTTTAATTTCTTTCATCTTATTTCATCCAAAATATTAAGAATTCGACGACCTCTAATTTGTGTTTCTAAAATTTGCCCTAATAGAGTTCCTAATTCTTCTCCTGCATTTTGAATCTCTTGTTCTGTAACATCTGGTACTGCAATTTTTTCATAAATGCCTTGTATTCGTCTTCTAGAGATCTCTACTAAGAATAAGCCGTTATTGAAGAAAGCTAGGAACTGTATTAGTCTAACATTATCGGAAAATTGTGACAACAAAAGTCTAATCAGACTCACGCCTTCGCTTGCATCTTGTTCAATTTGGCTGAGTTCTTGATTAAGTCTGTCTATAAGTTCGGTAATTTCTGAGGGAATAGGCATATTTGAGCTAATTAATTTGAGATGAACATTTATTATCCCAATTTTTTAACTGAATATCATACCGAGGTTTAGGATTATTAGCATCCCCCCATCTTGCATCCGCTTTCCAAGCGCCGTCTTCTTTTTCTTTTTTCGGAGTTTCAACCGTTAATTTATGCGTTTCGGGATCGATACAAAGTAAGTTATATTGCTAGTTATCATAGTTATTTTCTAAAGGTTGGTCACAAGCGGCAGCAATGGCATTAGGATTAATCTTGGCGCGGCTTTTATAATAGACCTCTTGCATAATTTACATTTTTAATAGACTCCCCTCTCCTTGTAGGAAAGGGGTTGGGCGAGAGATCAGATGAAGAAATTACATTCGCGTCAGCGCGGCTATCTTAGCCAGTTTATCTTGATCGAGTCCCTCTAAATCCTTAAGATGCAACCATCCCTCTTTGACCAACTGGGCAAAGACAAAAATTAGAGCAGAATATTGATAATCATATTTGCCATCTATTTGATGTCTTCTTGCACTTAAGAAGTCATGTAACTGCCAGACCTGATCGAGATCGACAATTTCAGTAGCTTGAGATCGAATTTGGTTGATTAAAAAAGATGTTTCCCTTTGGTAAGCTTTTGAAAAAGCCTCCTGAGCAATTTTTTGCTCGGTTTCCGACCAAATAATTTCTGTTTGCTGCATTTAATTAAGTGCTTATTAATTGATAATGGATAAAGGATAATTGATAATGAAGAATTAATACCAAATTAAGAAAAAATTATCAATTATCCATTATCTATTCTTCGCTTTGTTTTAGCGAACAAAGTTCAACAATTCTTTGGGAGAGGCTAAGAGATCGATGGCCACAAAGAAAATTTTGCCTTCTGGATTGAGCAAGAACCGCCAAGCAATATTCATGCCCACATTAGCACCAAACCAAGGAGTTTGTACTTTACCAGTAACTTTAATTTGCGTGTAACCGTCGTCTGCGGGTTCAGATACGCCTTTTTCGGGGATTAATTTCAGGTTTTGACATTCTTCTTGGAAAAAGCGTAATATGGCTTCTTTGCCGACGATGGGTCTTTGGAAGGGAGGTTGCAACCCTCCGTCAGGAGTAAACAGGTCAATGAGTGCCTTAAAGTCGTTGGCGTTGAGGTTGTCCATATAACTTAAGACAGTGGAATTGGTAACTCCGTCAATTGTGACCTGAGTCCGTTGTGACATGGCTTTTGGAGGTTCCACCGGTTCAGAGACACGGGTATAGTTGCCCAATTTACCCGCTTCAAATCCCATATCTACCACGCAATTGCGTAACACGGTAATTTGTTGGCCGGATTCAAGTGCTTTAATGGCTTCTAATACCGCTTTAGCATTCGCTGAAAGTTTATAACCTTCTGGAATCGGTGCTACAGTGCCGTCTTCCATACCTTGTCCTAATTGAAACCAGAATCCCAATTTGATATTAGGGGACCAAGTACCGTAGGTTCTGCAAATGGGTGTGTCAGCACGGTTAGCTAGGTCACACATCACCTGTGTTTGTTGCAGACGGGTCATTTGTTTAATTTCTTTGAGAGTGGCTTCAGCCAATACCATGCTCGCCGCTCCCGGAGCCGCAATGGTAATGGTTTTACCCATTTCTAAATAAGCAAACCAAATCAGAGCCAATTGATCTTCAGCACTAAGCTGGTTGAATCGAGCAATCGTAGCTGGCACGGCATCAGCAGCTAACGTATTGGGGAAAATGTTACGGGCTGAATCAATCGTAAATGGCATAGATTTACCAGTATTTAAAGTTTTTTACATTGCTTAACATTACTTTACACTAAGTCGGTATTTATGAGAAAGAGTTCAAATGAACCGAAAATAAGATTAGGGCTTCATTTGCTCTCAAATAGTAACGATAAAAATTAAGCTATACTCTAATATTTCTCAGGTTTTAGCCCAAATATTTTAACAAAACTTAACATTAACTGAAAAAGGCAGTTAGAATCGTAGGAGTTACGCACTCCTGATTAAAAACAACGATTTTATGTCCCAAGCGAGCCTTGCTCCCGATCGCGGACAATCTCAAACCCTAATAGACTTCTTGCAGAAGTCGGGAAAAGGGGAAAGGGGAAAGGGGAAAGGCTTGATCCTTTATTCGTTTTCTTCAAAAATGATGATTTGTGCAAGAGGTCTAATGATTTAGTTACGGTGCGTAAGTCCTAAATCGGTAAGATGCGGCGCAGTGAGGGAAAAAGAAGAAAGGTTATCCCGTCCACCTTTTACCGCGTGGCGATATAAAACCCCAAATCATTACCTAGAAAGATTAATCAAAAAAGCCGTTGAATCTTTTCAGAGTAATAGGTGAGGGTTTCTAAGTTTTAACCAATACTTTATCCCCATCCAACTTAACCTCATAAGTCTTCAAAGGATCTTTAGCCGGACCCTTAACCACCTTACCATCAGCCGCAAACTTAGACTCATGACAAGGACAAACAAAGGCTTTTTGATCAGCTTTCCAAGCTACTGTACAACCGGCATGAGTACAAGTAGGATTAACAGCATCAACCTGATTGGAATTGGTAGGATTTTTAACCACCACTACCGAACCCCCAGCAATTTTCCCCTCTAAAAAACCCTGTTTATCTAAATCAGTAATCGTTCCCACAGGTTCAAAAGTGCCCTGAGAAACTTCACCTTGATTTGATTGCTGATTACAAGCGGCTAAAGCAATGGGTAAAGAACTTGCCAACCAACCCACTCCAACCCAACCTAAAAACTCTCGACGGTTCATGATTAAACCTACTTAGCTAAATACCTGTACAAATTGTAATGTAAACCCCGCCCTCCTTGAGCGAGGTCTAAATATTTAGCTAACTTTTTCTAAGGGTTTTTTAGTTCCATCAGTCGTGGCGCAATTATTTTGCTTATCTGTAATCGTCGTTGCACCAGATACAGGACAAACATACAAATCTTTAGACACTTTCCAATTATCCATATCTTCTAAAGCTTGCTTGTACAGTTGGGCGTGTTGGGCTTCAGCATCAGAAGCATAAGTAAAGGTTTCTACCGCGTCTTTTTTCCCTTCTTTTTCGGCTTCTTTAATGAACTCAGGATACATTTCCTGCCGCTCATAAGTTTCCCCTTTAACCGCATTTTCTAAGTTTTCTTTGGTGGATTTTACTTCAGGAGTTTTAAGATTATTTTCTGGCGTTCCGCCCATTTCTTTAATGACCTTAGCATGATTATCCCGATGAATTTCTTCAGCCCTAGCGGCTGCTTTAAACAGACTCGCTGCGCCTTTATAACCTTCTTCTTCAGCTTTTTTCGCATAGGCTAAATACATCAGATGGGCGTTTGATTCCCCATTGTAAGCCGCTTGTAAATTCTTCAGCGTTGAATCTTCTTTTGAGGTGGTTTTTGCGGTTTCGGCGGCTGTTGTTGATTGTGTGTCGGGTTCAACTTGAGCAGATGGGGTGGTTTGACTACATCCAAATAGAACAAGGCTCATAGCCATCGATAAAAATAGGGCTTTTTTTTGATAAATACTAGGGAATAACATAGTTAAATAACCTCCTACGTTCAATTAAAATTTACCTAGGAAATATTTTTTAGTCTTCAATATTTGTCGGTTTTGGGCGTTTTTTAAATAACCCAGTCATGCTCAAGCCAGTCACCAGCAAGCCGATTAATCCTAATCCATTCAGTAGAGGATAAATCTTTTCTAAATGGATAATTTCAAAGGTATGAATTCCTAACAGAAACTCACCCAATTCTCCTTGCTCAAACCACTCATCGACAATGGTATAACCAACTCCTGTAATCACCGTTAAAATTAAGGGAAGTGCAGCAATGATTGCAATTTGACGATGATATTTACGAAAGGCACGAAGCATGATTATTCTCCTCTACCCAAAAGATTGAATGCTGTCAGACTTGAGAGTTTATAGCTATTAGTGTAGAGAAAAAATGTAAGGATCTCGGGTGGAGCAACAATTTTTTTAAGCTTTGGGTAAACGCACTTGAAAACAGCTACCCACACCTAACTGACTTTTAACCGTAATTTCGCCGCGATGACGATGAGCAATGGCTTGAGCAATGGCCAGTCCTAACCCTGTTCCCTCACAACGATAGCAACGAGCATCATCTGCTCTCCAAAAACGATCAAAAATATGAGGGAGTTGTGCTGAAGAAATGCCGATTCCCGTATCTTCTACCGAAACCAACACATAACGCTCATTCTGATTCAGGCTCACGGTTACCTGTCCTCCTTGAGGGGTATATTGTAGAGCATTATTTAATAAATTAGAAAATAAACGAGATAATTGCTCACTATCTCCTTTAATAAAAACTTCTATTAATCCCTCAAATTTAAGATTAATCTCGCGAGCATTGGCGGTCAATTCCAGAAAATCCACGAGGTCTTCTAACACTTCATGCAAAGGAATTAAACCCCATTCTTGAGGATAAGGATCGCTAATTTTTTCAGTACGAGCTAATAATAATAAATTTTCTACTAAACTACTCATCTGTTTCGTGGCACTGACGATGCCGTTGAATTTTTCCACATCGGCGGGGTGAATTCGTTCGGGATGAGTTTGCATCACCTCCACAGAGGTTTTAATCACCGTTAGCGGACTACGTAATTCATGAGAAGCATCCGCCGTAAACTGTTTTAACTGTGCAAAGCTTTGTTCAACCGGACCCAGAGATTGCCGCGTTAACCACATTCCCCCGATCCCGGTTAAAATAATAGCGATGGTTCCTCCTAAGCCAAACCCCCAACGCAATTGAATTAAGGTTTTTTGCACTTCTTGGTTAGACTCACTAACTCGAATATACCCTTCTAAATGAGGTGTTCCTTGGGGATAACTATAAGCAGGAATGGTTAGGGTGCGAATTTGTCCATGTTGTTGTTGCTCAAACCCGACTTTTAGGGGTAGGGTAGGAAATAAAGTACCAGCCATCGCTAAACGCTGCTCATTGGCAGCATACCATTCTACCCCCTGAGAAGGTAAACGCAAATTCTGCCAAGGAATATCAAGGTCTCCATCGTGATCAAAGTCTCTGCCAGGTAAATCGTCAATCACATTTTTATCATGTTTAAGTGTTATTAAACTGTGAGAAGCGGCTTGAGCTAAATTGAGTAAGCGGTTATCTACCTGTTGATAAATACTGCGGCTAAAGAATTGATAAACCACTACGGCGGATGTGCCTAGTATCGTCACCATTACCGCCAAATAAGAAAGTAATAACCGCCAGTGAAGTGTTTGAAATTCACGGTTGACAAAAAATTGAGTTTTATCTTTCTTGCTCATCTACAA is from Gloeothece verrucosa PCC 7822 and encodes:
- a CDS encoding rubrerythrin family protein, with product MLFPSIYQKKALFLSMAMSLVLFGCSQTTPSAQVEPDTQSTTAAETAKTTSKEDSTLKNLQAAYNGESNAHLMYLAYAKKAEEEGYKGAASLFKAAARAEEIHRDNHAKVIKEMGGTPENNLKTPEVKSTKENLENAVKGETYERQEMYPEFIKEAEKEGKKDAVETFTYASDAEAQHAQLYKQALEDMDNWKVSKDLYVCPVSGATTITDKQNNCATTDGTKKPLEKVS
- a CDS encoding orange carotenoid-binding protein, which produces MPFTIDSARNIFPNTLAADAVPATIARFNQLSAEDQLALIWFAYLEMGKTITIAAPGAASMVLAEATLKEIKQMTRLQQTQVMCDLANRADTPICRTYGTWSPNIKLGFWFQLGQGMEDGTVAPIPEGYKLSANAKAVLEAIKALESGQQITVLRNCVVDMGFEAGKLGNYTRVSEPVEPPKAMSQRTQVTIDGVTNSTVLSYMDNLNANDFKALIDLFTPDGGLQPPFQRPIVGKEAILRFFQEECQNLKLIPEKGVSEPADDGYTQIKVTGKVQTPWFGANVGMNIAWRFLLNPEGKIFFVAIDLLASPKELLNFVR
- a CDS encoding ubiquinol-cytochrome c reductase iron-sulfur subunit gives rise to the protein MNRREFLGWVGVGWLASSLPIALAACNQQSNQGEVSQGTFEPVGTITDLDKQGFLEGKIAGGSVVVVKNPTNSNQVDAVNPTCTHAGCTVAWKADQKAFVCPCHESKFAADGKVVKGPAKDPLKTYEVKLDGDKVLVKT
- a CDS encoding sensor histidine kinase, whose translation is MSKKDKTQFFVNREFQTLHWRLLLSYLAVMVTILGTSAVVVYQFFSRSIYQQVDNRLLNLAQAASHSLITLKHDKNVIDDLPGRDFDHDGDLDIPWQNLRLPSQGVEWYAANEQRLAMAGTLFPTLPLKVGFEQQQHGQIRTLTIPAYSYPQGTPHLEGYIRVSESNQEVQKTLIQLRWGFGLGGTIAIILTGIGGMWLTRQSLGPVEQSFAQLKQFTADASHELRSPLTVIKTSVEVMQTHPERIHPADVEKFNGIVSATKQMSSLVENLLLLARTEKISDPYPQEWGLIPLHEVLEDLVDFLELTANAREINLKFEGLIEVFIKGDSEQLSRLFSNLLNNALQYTPQGGQVTVSLNQNERYVLVSVEDTGIGISSAQLPHIFDRFWRADDARCYRCEGTGLGLAIAQAIAHRHRGEITVKSQLGVGSCFQVRLPKA